Below is a window of Allomuricauda ruestringensis DSM 13258 DNA.
CGATCTTCCCAATTTATTGAAAGCATTGGGTGCCGATTACAAGCACGAGTTGATCGGCGAGCGTTTGACAACTACACCAAAGAACTACGCCTATCTTAAAATTGCCGAAGGTTGTGATCGACCTTGTTCGTTTTGTGCCATTCCATTAATGCGAGGCAAGCACAGGAGCACACCTATTGAAGATTTGGTGGCCGAGGCTGAAAAGTTGGCCGCAAACGGCGTAAAAGAACTTATTTTGATAGCCCAAGACCTTACCTACTACGGTCTTGATCTTTACAAGAAAAGAAACTTGGCAGAATTGCTTCGAGCATTGGCCAAAGTCGAAGGGATTGAATGGATTCGTTTGCATTATGCATTCCCTACGGGTTTCCCGATGGATGTTTTGGAAGTGATGCGCAACGAACCTAAAATCTGTAACTATATCGATATCCCGCTTCAGCACATAGCGGATGCCATACTCAAAAGTATGCGTCGCGGTACCACGCAGGCCAAGACAACCAAGTTGCTGAGAGACTTTAGGGAAGCCGTACCCAAAATGGCCATTAGAACCACATTGATCGTTGGCTACCCAGGAGAAACAGAGGAAGACTTTGAGACCTTGAAGAAATGGGTGCAAGAAATGCGCTTTGAGCGTTTGGGTTGCTTCACTTACAGTCATGAGGAGAATACCCACGCCTACAATTTGGAGGACGATGTTCCCGAAGAGGTAAAACAAGAGCGCGCCAATATTATCATGGAAATCCAATCCCAAATTTCTTGGGAGCTCAACCAAGAGAAAATCGGGGAAACCTTCCGTTGTATCATCGATAGAAAAGAGGGGAACCATTTTGTGGGCCGTACGGAATTTGATTCCCCCGATGTGGACAACGAAGTGCTTATCGATGCCACAAAACACTACGTAAAAATCGGCGACTTTGTGAACATCAAGATTACGGACGCATCTGACTACGATTTGTTCGGTGAACCAGCCTAAGGGTTTTACTTAGGGCAATACTCTTCTTCTTATCATCAGGTGTATAATTTTTTAATGCACATGCCATGCCATGCGTAGCTTGTTGTGTCGTCCCAACATGCTTTCTTTTGTTGCCAGCCACTTATTAAAAGTCACGATTTTGATGTATATAAACAGAGACAATATGATCAACCCTTGAAAATGACATTCGTCATGGTATTTGGTGGTGGTGTTAGGTACTTTTAGTATTTCAAAATAAAAGAAGGTCAGATGTGTCATATCCCAATTCTTGATTTCTAAAACATTTAAGAAGCAACGATTATTTGCAATTAACTATATAACTATGAACCAAAATCAAAATAAGCTAAAAACAAGTGTTGCCCTGCTTCGCATTTTTATAGGGTGGCACTTTTTATTTGAAGGTGTGGTGAAGATGTACAATCCCGAATGGACATCGTTTGGGTATTTGGCAACCGCGCAAGGACCTTTTGAGTGGTTTTTTACCATGTTGATCGGCGATGCAACCATAGGTTGGGTGGATACTTTGAACATTATTGCCCTTATGGTAGTCGGGGTCACCTTTACCCTTGGAATTTTTGAAAGAATCGGGGCCATTGTGGGCATTGGTCTGCTGGCATTGTATTTCTTGGCCCATCCGCCATTTCCCGGTTTAACACAAATGAACGCAGAGGGAAACTACTGGTTGATCAATAAAAACTTGATTGAACTGGTGGCATGCATCGTAATCTATCAACTACCTACGGGCGCATATTTTGGCCTCGATTACCTTAGAAAAAACAAACTTAAAACTCAGGAACAATGAAATGGACTAGAAGAGACCTTTTACTAGGATTGGGAGGCCTGCCCATACTCGGAGCTGTATGGTGGGCAGGAGCGGCGACCTCCGTCGGGTCGAGAAATAAACGCTCGGAAATATTGGAACAACTCAATATAAAACCATCATTGCCAAATGCAGTTCCCGGAATCGGGGGAGATCCGGTTCGAATCGGAGTAATCGGTTTTGGTATCCGAGGGGAACAACTGACCAGGGCATTGGGCTTTGCCACGGACGAATGGAAAGAAGAAATGCGTTTGGAAGCCGAAGAAGACCCGAACAACAAAAGATTGGAAGATTTTGAAGCACAAGAAACACTTAATGTAAAACTGGTGGGTATTTGTGATGTGTTCGATGTGCGAGCTGAACAATTTATCAATTCATTTTCTACGGATGATAACCAAATAAAAAGATATTTGACCTACAAGGATATGATCCAAAGCGGCGATGTGGATGCCGTGGTAATTGCCACGCCAGACCACTGGCATGCCCCCATGTCCATCGAAGCATTGAACAATAATGTGCATGTGTATGTAGAAAAGCCCATGACACATACCGTTGGTGAGACCTATGCCTTGCGCGAGGCTGCAGAGAAATCCGATGCAATTTTTGCGGTAGGACACCAGCATCGGCAAACCTTGAGTTTTGGCACTGCCCGCGACATTGTGGAAAAAGGAACGCTAGGGCATGTGTCCTTGATCCAGACAAACACAAACAGGAACGACGACAACGGAGCTTGGAACTACGATATTCACGAAAAAGCCAGTCCCGAAACCATTGATTGGGAACAATTCTTGGGGTCGGCACCGAAGGTGCCGTTCAACAAAAATCATTTTTTTAGATGGCGTAAATGGTGGGCCTATGGTTCTGGCCTCTCTGGAGATTTGTTGACCCACGATTACGACCGCTTGAACTGCGTCCTCAATATGGGGATTCCTGCTTCGGTAAGTGCTTCAGGTGGAATTTATACTCATAATGATGGCCGAAATGTTCCCGATGTGATCCAAGTGAACATGGAGTTTCCCGATTTCAGTACAGGAAGCAGTCAAACCAAGGGCAAGGAAAAAGGAATGACCTTCTGCTACAGTGCAACTTTGGGCAATGGGTTTAACAGACCTACCATTTTAATGGGGCACGATGCCACTATGGAACTGGGCAATAGATTAACGGTTTGGCCCGATGGGGCGTCTACCCGATATGCCGATATGCTGAAAATGGAAAAAATGAGGCCTGACGTACCTATCTATCAATATGACCCGGCAGCGAATGCAACAGATGCCGTATCATCGGCTACATCGCAGTACTTTGCCGATAAAGGCCTAATGTGGACTTATATTGATGGGGTTCGTGTAGATTCTACCTTTTTGCACATGAGGGAATGGTTAAGTGTTATTAAAAACGGTGGAAACGTAAGCTGTGGCATCAAAGAAGGTTTTGATGAGGCTATTTCTGCCCACATGGCAGGTTTGTCCTGGAAATTGGGAAGGAAAATAGAATGGGATGCAGCAAGCCAAACCTTAAAACCGATTGAAGATATAGATTTTGACCAAGTACTCTTGGGTAACGAAAATTGGAACATGCAACCAGAAATGGTTGGATGAGGTTTCTTGATTTTTATGGATTCTAGTCCCGAAAGTGGGATATTGCCGAAAAGAATCTGATTCTTGGGTCAATGTCCCACTTTTTTTTAAGGCTCAAAGAGGGGTGAATTTTTCCAATCAACGTTTCCGACTTAGCTCATACTCGTAAAGTTCCCGGCCCAATTGTGCCAAAAATGGTATCCCTACTTCGTCGTATTCGTAGGCATCATCATTAAAAATACCGTCACTATTGACCAATATCGTTGCCGTGAGCA
It encodes the following:
- a CDS encoding Gfo/Idh/MocA family protein; this encodes MKWTRRDLLLGLGGLPILGAVWWAGAATSVGSRNKRSEILEQLNIKPSLPNAVPGIGGDPVRIGVIGFGIRGEQLTRALGFATDEWKEEMRLEAEEDPNNKRLEDFEAQETLNVKLVGICDVFDVRAEQFINSFSTDDNQIKRYLTYKDMIQSGDVDAVVIATPDHWHAPMSIEALNNNVHVYVEKPMTHTVGETYALREAAEKSDAIFAVGHQHRQTLSFGTARDIVEKGTLGHVSLIQTNTNRNDDNGAWNYDIHEKASPETIDWEQFLGSAPKVPFNKNHFFRWRKWWAYGSGLSGDLLTHDYDRLNCVLNMGIPASVSASGGIYTHNDGRNVPDVIQVNMEFPDFSTGSSQTKGKEKGMTFCYSATLGNGFNRPTILMGHDATMELGNRLTVWPDGASTRYADMLKMEKMRPDVPIYQYDPAANATDAVSSATSQYFADKGLMWTYIDGVRVDSTFLHMREWLSVIKNGGNVSCGIKEGFDEAISAHMAGLSWKLGRKIEWDAASQTLKPIEDIDFDQVLLGNENWNMQPEMVG
- the rimO gene encoding 30S ribosomal protein S12 methylthiotransferase RimO — encoded protein: MRTKSLKKNKINVVTLGCSKNVYDSEVLMGQLRANNKEVAHEEEGNVVVINTCGFIANAKEESVNTILDYVQRKEAGDVDKVFVTGCLSERYKPDLEKEIPNVDEYFGTSDLPNLLKALGADYKHELIGERLTTTPKNYAYLKIAEGCDRPCSFCAIPLMRGKHRSTPIEDLVAEAEKLAANGVKELILIAQDLTYYGLDLYKKRNLAELLRALAKVEGIEWIRLHYAFPTGFPMDVLEVMRNEPKICNYIDIPLQHIADAILKSMRRGTTQAKTTKLLRDFREAVPKMAIRTTLIVGYPGETEEDFETLKKWVQEMRFERLGCFTYSHEENTHAYNLEDDVPEEVKQERANIIMEIQSQISWELNQEKIGETFRCIIDRKEGNHFVGRTEFDSPDVDNEVLIDATKHYVKIGDFVNIKITDASDYDLFGEPA
- a CDS encoding DoxX family protein, which translates into the protein MNQNQNKLKTSVALLRIFIGWHFLFEGVVKMYNPEWTSFGYLATAQGPFEWFFTMLIGDATIGWVDTLNIIALMVVGVTFTLGIFERIGAIVGIGLLALYFLAHPPFPGLTQMNAEGNYWLINKNLIELVACIVIYQLPTGAYFGLDYLRKNKLKTQEQ